The Winogradskyella schleiferi genome contains the following window.
GTTAATCGCTTTTATGGCTTTACCAATAGCAACGGATGAATTTCGCATAATCTTACTAGCGATTTTTTCCGCTAGTGGCAATAATTCACCTTGTTCCACAACATGATTAACCAAACCGTAATTTAAGGCTTGCTCGGCATCAATCATTCCCGCAGTCATAACCATTTCCATGGCTCTACCTTTACCGACTAATTGTGGTAAACGTTGTGTGCCACCATAACCAGGAATTACGCCAAGTGACGTTTCTGGCAAGCCCATTTTGGCGTTGCTACTCGCGACTCTAAAATGACAGGCCATAGCTAATTCCAGTCCACCACCAAGAGCAAAACCGTTAACGGCCGCAATAACTGGTGTGTTTAGGTTTTCTACAAAATTAAATAACAAGTCTTGTCCTTGGGCCGACAATTTTGCGCCTTCCTTAACATCAAAGTCGGCAAATTCGCTAATATCAGCTCCTGCAACAAAGGCTTTTTCGCCACTTCCGGTGATGATGATGACTTTAGTCGCCTTGTCTTTATTCGCCTCATCAAAAGCATCGTGTAATTCTTGAATAGTACCTTTATTTAGGGCATTTAACTTTTTTGGTCTGTTAATAGTAATGGTTGTAATACCGTTTGAATGTGCTGATTGTATGTTTTCGTAGTTCATAAAAAAACGTTGTTTTTTATTCCCTTGAAAAAGGGAATCTTATTTTTAATTTATTCCACTATTGTGGAAATTTCTCGGTTATGTTCTGTAAACCTTCTTTGCAAAATCTTTGGCAATAACTATAATTGTTGCATGCTTGCTATAAGATTCCTGCGTTCGCAGGAATTTGGTGCGCAGGAAAAGTTACTTTGAAAACAGTCCCTTTTCCTAGTTGTGATGTAAAGGTAATACTTCCATTGTAAGTTTCCACAATGTTTTTGACCATTGCTAAACCTAATCCCATTCCGCTAGATTTGGTTGTGAATTTAGGTTCAAATATTTTTGCTTTCGTGTCTTCTTCAATTCCAGAGCCATTATCTTCAATCGTGATATTGACCATATCAGCTTCACTAAACACACGAACATCGATTTTGGGGTTTTCGGAATCGTTAGGAATCGCTTGAATGCCATTTTTAACCAAATTGGTAACCACTCTAATTAATTGTGTTCTATCGAATTTGGCGATGATTTCTTCAGCTTCTGAATGAAATTCAATATAACCTTCATTAAAAATATCGAGCGCTAGTTTTACAATGTGCACAACATTCAGGTTCTCGCTTTTTTGAGCTGGCATTTTAGCAAAGTTTGAAAATGCCGACGCAATAGAACTCATGGTATCAATCTGTTGAATCAAAGTATTGCTATATTCATTTACCTTTTGATTGATATTCTCGTCGTCAGGGTCAAACTTACGTTGAAAACTCTGTACGGTCAATCGCATTGGTGTCAAAGGATTTTTTATTTCATGCGCCACTTGCTTTGCCATTTCGCGCCATGCTTGCTCGCGTTCATTGGTTGCCAACACCACAGCACTTGCTTCAAGCTCATCAATCATGCTGTTGTAAGAATTGACCAAAGTTTCTATTTCTTCGCTAGACGATTCAATCTGAATTTTTTTATTTCGCTTTTCCAAACGTGTTTCATTCATTTTATCACTAATGGTTCGCAATGATTTTGTGATGAAATTAGATATGAAATAAGCAAAAATAATCGCCACCAAAATCAACACTAAATAGGCATAAGCCAATCGTGTTAAAAACTCTTTTAACTCTTTGTTTAAAAAATCATCGTTCTCCAAATAGGGTAAATTTAAAATCGCTAAGTTTTTAAATTTATCATCAGTTATATAAGAGTAAGACGATTGAAACGTTTCGCCAGCCTCCTTATTTTTAACGACATAACGATGTTCTAAAGTATTGGAAAGTGTATTCAAAATTTCGGCATCTAAACAACTATCTAAAGTGTCTCGTTGTATAATGCGCTTTGAGCTTTTTAGTAATTGCCCATCTAAATCATAAAGGTTAATTTGTAGTTTATGTATGGCATCAATTTCAAATATTTTATCCTTAAAAATTAAAGGGATGTTTTCTGTCGTTACCTCATAAGTATTTTCTCTTCCATTTAGAATGAAATCGATATGTTCTTTAATAGCGGCTTCTTTACGCTCTAAACGTTCCTTGTGGTAATCCTTAGCCTCTTCACGATATTGGTAAATCGTTACTGCAGCGATTAAAACTGAAGCCACCAAGACCAAAAGTATCATGTTGATAATGATTCGAGTTCGTAAGGATAAACGTTTTCTATTCATAGAAATGCCCATGAAAATGGGAAGCTTTTAATTCGGAATTCTAAGTTTTAAATATAGCAATAATCAATCCAAACCTGCGAAACACAAATTTCAAATTAAAAAAGCAAAATTCCTATCGTGAATATTTAGAGCTTGTAATTTTAAATTTATTATTTAAGCATCCGGATTTTTAGAGCGAATATTTTTATACAATTTGAAACCCAACATGATTAGAATTCCCAGAACCACAATGCCGAGAACGCCAAATATCCAATTGATAGAATTTTTAAGGATGACCAGAAAAACTACCGCAAACAGAATAAAAGTAGCCCCTTCGTTCCAGATGCGCATATAGTTTGATGTGACCTTTACCTCATCCTTTTGAAGTTGTTTATAATAGATATGTGTTTTATAGTGGTAAATAAACAATAGAAGTACAAACAATAATTTCACATGCATCCAACCTTGGTGTAACCAACTTGGCATTAAGATGATCAACCAAATCGCAAATAATGTTGCTAAAATTGCTGATGGCCAAGTGATAATAAACCATAAGCGCTTTGCCATCAATTTTAATTGCTTACCTAATATTTCCTTTTCTGGCGATGGTTTATGAAACGCTTCAATTTGATATACAAATAACCTAGGAATATAAAATAACCCAGCAAACCACGTGATGACGAAGATAAGATGAAGTGATTTTATATAGTTATAATATTCCATAATGCAAAGATGATAATTTTATATGGTTATGAAATAGGCTCTGTTCTACAAATATGTTCTTCTAAATCGTCCCGTTAAGGACTTTATGTAGTTAAAAAACACCATAACTTTTGAGCAAGTGTGCCTTTAGGTACACCATATATTGTACCTAAAGGCACAATTTTAAAAACTATTCTATCCCTTTACCCATATTTTGTGCCTATCGGGACATTGTAATCCTTAGACTTAATTACTAATAAATGAAAATAATTCTATTCCCTAAATTTAAAATTACGGATTAATACTTATTTAACCGCTTCCGTTTTTAAATTCAACTTCATTTCACGATGTAAAAAATAGGCCGTTACAATGGTTGATAACACATCAGAAACCGGAAACGCTATCCAAACGCCCAACGCTCCGTAAAATTTAGGCAAAATAAAAATTAATGGAATAAAGAAAAATCCTTGACGCGTTAAGGTTAACAGCAACGCAGGAATCGCTTTTCCCACCGCTTGAAAATAGGCAGCACCAATTAACTGAACGGCAATAATTGGTGTGGCTGCAAAAACCCAACGCATGGCAGGTGGTGTTTCTATGAGTACCTCAGCATCTTGCGTAAATAATCGTGTAATGGATTCTGGGAATATCATTAAAAACACAAAAACGATAGCTGCTAGTAAAGCGGCATATTTTATAGCTGTAATTATAACTTCTCGTACCCGTTCATATTTTTCTGCACCATAATTAAAACCTGCAATGGGTAAAAATCCTTGGGTGATACCATAAACCGGAAACAAAGCAAACATTAGCATTCTACCAACAATGGCATAAGCCGTAACAGACGTTTCACCTCCTAAATCGAATAAAATATTATTCATCAATAGATAAGTGACACTAACAATAGCTTGTCTCGTTAACGTTACAAATCCAAGTGCACCAATTTCCTTGACAATAGGAAGGTCTAATCCGAAATGATTAAAATCGATTTTTAATTCTGAATTTTTAGATAGGAAAAACCAAAGTATAAACACAAAACATAAGATATAAGAGCCTGTGGTTGCCCATGCCGCTCCTGCCATTCCCCAATCAAATACATTGATAAACAATACGTCCAAAATCAAATTGCCTACGGACGGAAACATCATGGCATACATGGCAAATTTTGGTTTGCCTTCTGCTCTAATGACAGTATTTCCCATCATACAAAGTGCCAAAACCGGAACGCCATACAATACAATTCTGTAATAGGTTTTTGCAGGTTGAAAAATAGCTCCTTTTCCACCAAATGCAGGTACGATATCGTTGATATATAGTAAACCAAAGACTACAAAAACAACCGTTACTAACGTAGTCAATGTAATTTGATTTCCGAATGTTTTTAAAGCTTTTACGGTATTATCTGCACCCAAAGCTCTAGATATTATTGAAGAACCGCCAATACCAATCGACATCCCAAGCGCTGCAATAAAAAAGGATACGGGAAGCACCACGTTTATGGCTGCTATGGCAGTTGGCCCAATCCAATTACCAACAAAAATGGTATCGACCAAGATATTAAGCGACATGACCAAAATTCCAATAGATGCAGGTACGGCTTGCTTAATCAGTAATTTACCAATGGACTGATTCCCTAATTCTTGTGACGATACTTTTGCCATTAAACGGCTTCTGTTTTAGTTTTTGCCCATTCCTCTACGATATTGGTAAGCACTTGAGCAAAATCTTCACGTTCATTTAAACAAGGTATTACGGTAAATTCCTTTCCTCCCATTTCATGAAAAATTTCTTCACCTTCCATGGCAATTTCTTCAAGAGTTTCTAAACAATCACTTACAAAAGCAGGTGTTACTATGGCCATTTTTTTGATGCCTTCCTTGCCCATTCGCTCAATTGTTCGGTCTGTATAAGGTTTTAACCAAGGGTCAAATCCAAGTCTGGATTGAAACGTGGTTGAGTAAGTCCCATTTTTTAACCCGAGTTTTTTGGCGACGTTCACGGTTGTAATTTCGCATTGGTGTCGGTAACAAAATTCATGTTGTTTACTGCCCATTTTAAAACAACATTTACCGTTCATCTTGCAATTTCCGTTCGTAATATCACTCTTACGAATATGTCGTTCAGGAACGCCATGATAACTAAAAAGAATATGTTCGTAATCCAAGCCATCCAAAGTTTCAGCAATACTTTTAGACAATACATTGATATAATCTTCACGATGGTAAAACGCTGGTGTTCGTGTGATTTTCACATTTGGAAAATATTTGGCAACCAACTCATCTACCTTAACGTCAATGGTTTCTGTAGTTGCCATGGCAAACTGTGGATATAGCGGAATTGTTTTTATTTCAGTACATCCTTTATCTACTAATTCCTGAAGTCCGTTTTTTAAAGTCATGCTTCCATAACGCATGGCCAAAGCCACAGGATAATCAACTTTGTCCTGAACTTTTTGTTGTAGCCTTTCTGACAGCACAATTAGTGGAGAACCCTCTTCCCACCATATTTGTTGATACGCTGCAGCCGACGCTTTTGGTCGTGTATTTAAAATAATACCCTTAACCAATAGTGTTCGCGCCCAAAGAGGAACGTCTATAACGCGTTCGTCCATTAAAAATTCACCAAGATATTTCTTTACATCTTTTGGATTTGGACTGTCTGGAGAGCCTAAATTGACTAATAATATGCCTTTCATGTGTTTGTGTTTATTTTTTATTTAGGACACATGCTGTTCGCAATTAAACATTGCGTTGCGTGATAAATTTTTGAACATGCTGGTTTCATGCTGAATTTATTTCAGTATCCCTTAAAGGAGCCAAGTGATTTTCTTTTTCAATTGCAAAAGTACAACACTTAATGTAATACTTAATAGTGCTTTCCATTCGTTTTATTTATAGTTATATCATCAAATATTTTGTGAATTTAAAAGTTAATTAATTTGAAAAAGACATCTATAATTATCGTTTTTTATCGACTTTTATAGATTCTATATGGCTGTTTGAGTGAAATAAATATCTTTACAAGCCCTGATTACACTTAATTATGAAAAAAATCCTATCTATATTCCTAATATTATTCACGATAGTTGCCTTCTCACAACAAAAGTATCAAAGCTTACTCTGGAAAATTACAGGAAACGGACTCGAAAAACCATCTTATCTCTATGGCACTATGCACGTAAGTAAAAAAGTGGCTTTTCGCTTAGACGATGTGTTTTATAAAGCTCTGGAACAAAGTGATTGCATTGCCTTGGAATCAGACCCAACCACGTGGCCTGGTTTTAATTATGAATTGATGCTAGACCAGATGGCTGCCTATAACAATTATAACAACGATTTTTACTCCAATCTTTTCAAACTAACGCATCCTGAGGAAATGGCGATTAGAGGTTCGGTTCGTATGGATAATAATGCCGTAAATGCTTATTTGTATAGAAAAAGTAGTTCTTCGGATAATTTTGAAGAAGAAACCTATTTGGACATGTTTATTTTTCAAGCCGGAAAGAAAAACAATAAGAAAATATATGGTTTAGAAGATTTAGCCGAGTCCCGATACTTAACCACCAAAGCCGCTTACAATGCCAACAAAAAAGAATTGGATCCTTGGGTACAAAAATTATACGCGAAGGAAAACGCTTATTTAATTCAAGAAAACTTATATCGCGATAGGAATTTAGATTTATTGGATTCCATTGGTGCTGGCGTGAATACGGAATTCTACCGAGAAAATATGCTCTATATCCGAAATGAAAATATGGTCATTTCCTTAATGGAACTCATGCCAACCAAATCCGTTTTTGCAGGAGTTGGCGCAGCGCATTTGCCAGGAGAACAAGGCATGATTAACATGTTGCGCAAAAGAGGCTATAAAGTAAAAGCCTTAACATCTGAGCAAACAGATTATAGCAAAACCGAAAAAACAAAGCTCGACAGTCTTTTTGTAACACCAGAGCTCAAAAAACACCAAACACCAGATGGATTTTTAAGCATCAATACTTATGATGAACTGCGCGAGTTTTCCTATGGTGGACAAAAATATTATTTAGACCCAGACATGACCAATGGTGCCTATTTAACTATAAACAGAATCAGTCGGTTTTCCTATTTACCTAACGAAAAAGAGAATATTACCTTAAAAGATATTGATCATTTATTGTACGAAGATATTCCTGGCGATATTATTTCAAAGACAGAATTGACCACACCTTATCCTGGCATTAGTATCGTTAATAAAACCAAGAAAGGCGAATTTCAGAAATATCATATTTACCAGACACCGTTGGAGATTATTATTATAAAATTTGCTGGCCGTAGTGATTTTGTCCTTCAACATGAAGATAAAATTTTCACTTCAATCACTTTGAAAACACCTTCAAACAACAATCAACTATTTGTTGCACCAAGTCATAAATTCCAAGTCAATTTTCCGGAATATTATGTCTCAAGCAACATGCACAACTATGGTAAAAAATTAATTGAAGGCTATAAAAACGATGCTTATTACTTTCTAGAAGAAGCTGTTTTGAACGATTTAGCTTATATTGAAGAAGATAGTTTTGAAGCTAAATATTTTCATCATGCCTTATATAAAAATTACAAGCTTACTGAAGCTAAAGGCGGATTTAAAGCAGGCGATTACAAAACTTATGAATCCCAAGCTGTATTAGATTCTAAAGAGAACAAAAATTTACATCTCAAGACCATCGTAAAAGATGGCAGTTATTATTTATTGGGCTATGTTGGTACTAACGAAGATGAAAAAACCGACTTTTTTAAGTCCTTTAAATTTAATAAAACAGATTATTCGGGTTTTGAAAAGGTCGTGGATACGTCTTTGCATTTTACTGTGAACAGTAACGCCAAAGCACCTGCACCAAATCCTTACAGTTACAATTATAGCGGTTCACAAAAACCGAAAGATTACGAAGAGACCATTAAGGAAACTACTTATTCCACAAATGCCAATGAGCAAATCTCAGTTTCTAGAACCAAGTTTCACGA
Protein-coding sequences here:
- a CDS encoding enoyl-CoA hydratase/isomerase family protein — protein: MNYENIQSAHSNGITTITINRPKKLNALNKGTIQELHDAFDEANKDKATKVIIITGSGEKAFVAGADISEFADFDVKEGAKLSAQGQDLLFNFVENLNTPVIAAVNGFALGGGLELAMACHFRVASSNAKMGLPETSLGVIPGYGGTQRLPQLVGKGRAMEMVMTAGMIDAEQALNYGLVNHVVEQGELLPLAEKIASKIMRNSSVAIGKAIKAINANYKDGKDGYKVEIKQFGKCFGTEDFVEGTTAFLEKRKAEFPGE
- a CDS encoding sensor histidine kinase, whose translation is MILLVLVASVLIAAVTIYQYREEAKDYHKERLERKEAAIKEHIDFILNGRENTYEVTTENIPLIFKDKIFEIDAIHKLQINLYDLDGQLLKSSKRIIQRDTLDSCLDAEILNTLSNTLEHRYVVKNKEAGETFQSSYSYITDDKFKNLAILNLPYLENDDFLNKELKEFLTRLAYAYLVLILVAIIFAYFISNFITKSLRTISDKMNETRLEKRNKKIQIESSSEEIETLVNSYNSMIDELEASAVVLATNEREQAWREMAKQVAHEIKNPLTPMRLTVQSFQRKFDPDDENINQKVNEYSNTLIQQIDTMSSIASAFSNFAKMPAQKSENLNVVHIVKLALDIFNEGYIEFHSEAEEIIAKFDRTQLIRVVTNLVKNGIQAIPNDSENPKIDVRVFSEADMVNITIEDNGSGIEEDTKAKIFEPKFTTKSSGMGLGLAMVKNIVETYNGSITFTSQLGKGTVFKVTFPAHQIPANAGIL
- a CDS encoding CopD family protein, whose protein sequence is MEYYNYIKSLHLIFVITWFAGLFYIPRLFVYQIEAFHKPSPEKEILGKQLKLMAKRLWFIITWPSAILATLFAIWLIILMPSWLHQGWMHVKLLFVLLLFIYHYKTHIYYKQLQKDEVKVTSNYMRIWNEGATFILFAVVFLVILKNSINWIFGVLGIVVLGILIMLGFKLYKNIRSKNPDA
- a CDS encoding MATE family efflux transporter; protein product: MAKVSSQELGNQSIGKLLIKQAVPASIGILVMSLNILVDTIFVGNWIGPTAIAAINVVLPVSFFIAALGMSIGIGGSSIISRALGADNTVKALKTFGNQITLTTLVTVVFVVFGLLYINDIVPAFGGKGAIFQPAKTYYRIVLYGVPVLALCMMGNTVIRAEGKPKFAMYAMMFPSVGNLILDVLFINVFDWGMAGAAWATTGSYILCFVFILWFFLSKNSELKIDFNHFGLDLPIVKEIGALGFVTLTRQAIVSVTYLLMNNILFDLGGETSVTAYAIVGRMLMFALFPVYGITQGFLPIAGFNYGAEKYERVREVIITAIKYAALLAAIVFVFLMIFPESITRLFTQDAEVLIETPPAMRWVFAATPIIAVQLIGAAYFQAVGKAIPALLLTLTRQGFFFIPLIFILPKFYGALGVWIAFPVSDVLSTIVTAYFLHREMKLNLKTEAVK
- the hemH gene encoding ferrochelatase gives rise to the protein MKGILLVNLGSPDSPNPKDVKKYLGEFLMDERVIDVPLWARTLLVKGIILNTRPKASAAAYQQIWWEEGSPLIVLSERLQQKVQDKVDYPVALAMRYGSMTLKNGLQELVDKGCTEIKTIPLYPQFAMATTETIDVKVDELVAKYFPNVKITRTPAFYHREDYINVLSKSIAETLDGLDYEHILFSYHGVPERHIRKSDITNGNCKMNGKCCFKMGSKQHEFCYRHQCEITTVNVAKKLGLKNGTYSTTFQSRLGFDPWLKPYTDRTIERMGKEGIKKMAIVTPAFVSDCLETLEEIAMEGEEIFHEMGGKEFTVIPCLNEREDFAQVLTNIVEEWAKTKTEAV
- a CDS encoding TraB/GumN family protein; the encoded protein is MKKILSIFLILFTIVAFSQQKYQSLLWKITGNGLEKPSYLYGTMHVSKKVAFRLDDVFYKALEQSDCIALESDPTTWPGFNYELMLDQMAAYNNYNNDFYSNLFKLTHPEEMAIRGSVRMDNNAVNAYLYRKSSSSDNFEEETYLDMFIFQAGKKNNKKIYGLEDLAESRYLTTKAAYNANKKELDPWVQKLYAKENAYLIQENLYRDRNLDLLDSIGAGVNTEFYRENMLYIRNENMVISLMELMPTKSVFAGVGAAHLPGEQGMINMLRKRGYKVKALTSEQTDYSKTEKTKLDSLFVTPELKKHQTPDGFLSINTYDELREFSYGGQKYYLDPDMTNGAYLTINRISRFSYLPNEKENITLKDIDHLLYEDIPGDIISKTELTTPYPGISIVNKTKKGEFQKYHIYQTPLEIIIIKFAGRSDFVLQHEDKIFTSITLKTPSNNNQLFVAPSHKFQVNFPEYYVSSNMHNYGKKLIEGYKNDAYYFLEEAVLNDLAYIEEDSFEAKYFHHALYKNYKLTEAKGGFKAGDYKTYESQAVLDSKENKNLHLKTIVKDGSYYLLGYVGTNEDEKTDFFKSFKFNKTDYSGFEKVVDTSLHFTVNSNAKAPAPNPYSYNYSGSQKPKDYEETIKETTYSTNANEQISVSRTKFHDLQMFHNVDSLWKDLEHKVNYGAHYYNEAKGFKISNRSSNKKDNIYTNSFSYTDSASAKKVLVKNILKEGVLFELKTLVDSISGPSKFVTEFYESFSPKDTLLGKNVLQDKTKQFFKALKANDSLVFESYDLVKFKKHNSKAIVSVLKDFKFDKERLNIKSHLVEQLIKIDLKNNLPFIKQLYHDSYSDPQTQTSILEGLLRSNKKENYNIALELMERDLPLGSVGSMFYNYYKEDSLELKASLFPKILEYSTISEYKQPLYTLLAKVKDSGLVKPKTYKKYKNQLINDGKMEVKRNLGNYNYGYNTYSYNLATYVRLIFPYRNERTAQDFFDKLLNVDDTNALVKYYVLLTKAKEKIPQKLTEKLLEDEENQYLLLEELDEAKLLSKLKSINISQRQFAKSKLLSDANFEKEKDSIQFLFKRGFVTDKGKNAEMYFFKIDKDDDYSGRVEALHYISFIKPKDPNQLVVDYYSKSENYGTIVDKTKELEEQYTEILNLAIYKDRQRVTPTGRDGYYDY